The following is a genomic window from Thioclava electrotropha.
GAAGGTGAACACCCAGGCACGGCGACAGACGAGCAGGCGGAAATCGCGGGTGAAATCACGCAGCATGACCTGGCTCAGCCCCAACGCATATCCGCCCGCGACCAGCAGGAAACCGGGGATGCCGTAGCGTACCGCCATCACCAACCAGAAATTGTCCATCGAACCCGAATACATCCACGAGGGCCGCACCCAGTCCTTAAGCCCCAGCCCGAAGATCGGGTTCGCCCAAACATTCCGCATCCCCCAATCGAAGATGATCGCGCGCCAATAAGCTGTGTGCGAAGAGAAGGTCGCATAGGACATGAACACCTTGATCGGCGAGCGGTTCGACAGCAGGTCGATCGTGACATAGGCCAGCGCAAAGAGCCCCACCAGAAGCCACCAGCGCCACTCGATCTTGCGGAAGGTCAGCGACCAGCCGATCAGTCCGATCTGCAGCAGCAGCGCCAGCAGCGCCCCCGAAGACAGCGCGAGCCCGCCGGAAAAGACGATGAAACCGCTCATCACCACGCGCCAGAACCGCGAGCGCAGGTTCTGGAATGCGACGAAGGCGAGCGGGAAGGCGCAAGAGGCGTAAAGGCCGAAATGGATCGGGTGATCGAATACCGCCTGCACCCGCTCCAGCCCGAAGCGCGGGTCGGGGTAGACCGGCCGGACCGAGGTGATACCGGGCAGTTTCGCGATCAGAGTCGGGATCAGCGGTGTCCCGGTCTTCGTCTCGTAGAGCGTGAAGGGCAACAGCAACACGAAAGACCAGATCAGCGCCTTGGCGAGCGCGATGAAATCCTCGCGCGAGCGGATGAAGGCCCGGCCCATCAGATAACCGCCCAGAAACTCGATCCCGACGGAGCCCGCCTGCTGGATCACGCGGTCGGGGTTGTTGACCGCCAGCGCGAGGGTCAGCGCGAGAAAATGGCCCAGAAACAGCCAGTCCACCCACAGGATGCGCCCGTATTTGCGCGTGAATAGCCCGATCAGAAGCGGTACGACCATCACCAGCATCACCAGCCGCAGCCCGGTCAGCGCGAGCGAGCCGAGATTGAAACTGACCGGGATCAGGATCGACAGCAGCATGATCAGGACCGGCAGCGGCAGTTTCGCTGTGGACAGCCCGTCCTCATTGCCGGGCGCATCCACGGGCCGGGAGGAGTGACCCGAGAGGACCTCGCGCGATCCGGCCGCAGCCGTTCGACCGATGGCACTGGCCCCCGCCCCGATCATCGCATCGCCCCGCTCACCGCCGGGCTGCTCGCTGTCAGATCAAGCGCCTCGATCTCGCCGTGGAAGCTGCCCTTGCCGAAGGGATTGCCCAGCGCGAGGCCCCAATATTCCATCGGCTTGAGCCGCCCCGACACGGTGCCCTTGCCGATCACCTCCTCGCCCGAAAGCACCTCGAACAGGCTATCCTCGGAGGAATAGCGGAAGGTGATGTCGTGCCACTTGCCGTCATAGATCGGGACGCGCTTGGTGCGCAGGAACAGCCGCTGCCCGCTCTCGGGCCAGAACTCGACCTCGAACGTGCCGCGCCCGGTCACCCGCACGATCAGCGACTGATGCAGGCGCAACAGCTCTCCGGCGGATTTGTAATCGCCCACCGCGCGCAGCTTCATATGCAGCGCGAAGCGGTCCGCCCCGTAGAGCG
Proteins encoded in this region:
- a CDS encoding O-antigen ligase family protein produces the protein MIGAGASAIGRTAAAGSREVLSGHSSRPVDAPGNEDGLSTAKLPLPVLIMLLSILIPVSFNLGSLALTGLRLVMLVMVVPLLIGLFTRKYGRILWVDWLFLGHFLALTLALAVNNPDRVIQQAGSVGIEFLGGYLMGRAFIRSREDFIALAKALIWSFVLLLPFTLYETKTGTPLIPTLIAKLPGITSVRPVYPDPRFGLERVQAVFDHPIHFGLYASCAFPLAFVAFQNLRSRFWRVVMSGFIVFSGGLALSSGALLALLLQIGLIGWSLTFRKIEWRWWLLVGLFALAYVTIDLLSNRSPIKVFMSYATFSSHTAYWRAIIFDWGMRNVWANPIFGLGLKDWVRPSWMYSGSMDNFWLVMAVRYGIPGFLLVAGGYALGLSQVMLRDFTRDFRLLVCRRAWVFTFVGMSFTLCTVHVWGAMYAFVFFMFGAGMWMIDAQERAPETKAGPADMSAARSRYTRFAAPKERLA